The DNA segment AATGGCTGGGAAAAGGCCAAGGCCAACGTTTTGGATCAAAGCATATCCAAGGTACGCGCCCACCATATAAATGTCCCCGTGGGCAAAGTTAATCAATTTGATGACGCCGTATACCATTGTGTACCCTAGCGCAATCAAGGCGTAGATACTTCCCAACGATATACCATTTATCAGCTGTTGAACTAAATTTTCCATTTTACACCTCTCTTTTCTTCTGCTGCACAGAAATCTTTCTTTCATTATACTGTATTGTTCGGATTTAGTTTACTATTATTCACGCACGATGAGGGATTAACTTTTGATGAGATAGAACATAAAGAAAGGTGCTAAGCAAATTCTGCCAGCACCTCATTGTGTTACTTTAGAATCAAACGGTCTATTCAGGTTTCAATGCCGCAATGTTGTGCGCCAAGCTATTTTTATTTAGCTGGTTCCACAACAGAGTTGCCGACTTCTACACCATCTTGTAATTCAATAACGAAAGCCGATTTGATAGGGTTGTGGTTCTCGTCAAATGAGAATGTACCCGTTACGCCTTCGAAATCTTCAGTTGCCGCTAAAGCATCTGTGATTGCTTGAGGATCTGTGCTGTCAGCAGTCGTGATTGCGTCGAATACTAATTGCGCAGCATCGTAAGCCAAAGCTGCGAATGAGTCTGCAGGTTTGCCGTACTCTGCTTCAAAAGCAGCCAAGAATTCTTGTACTTTAGGGTCTTCACTGTTCGGAGTGAAGTGGCTAGCGTAGAATACATTGTCAACGTTGTCGGCACCTGCCAATTCAACCAATGTTGAGTTAGCGAAGCCATCCGGTCCAAGGATCGGTTGCATGATTCCCATTTCGCGGGCTTGCTTGATGATCAGTCCGCCTTCTTCATAGTATCCAGGCAAGAAGATGACATCATAATCCATTTGTGCAATGTTCGTCAGGATTGCTTTGAAGTCGGTATCGCCGGCAGTGAAGTTTTCTTCCGCAACGATTTCTCCTTCAAATGTTTCTTTGAATGCATCCGACAAGCCGATTGCATAGTCAGTGGAGTTATCCACTAAGATGACAGCTTTGGTAGCTTGCAGATCTGTTTGAGCGAATTCAGCCAAGGCTTTACCTTGGAAAGAATCTTGGAAACATACGCGGAATACGTATTCCAACACGGAATCGCCATACCACCAGCAGCAGGGGAATATTAAACAAGCGCGCAATATCGGCGGAACTGGTGTGACCGTCATACAGGCCCATCACCCCTTCAATCAGGATCAGATCGGCGTCTTGTGCCGCTTCGGCCAGACGACGACGGCAATTCGCCTCGCCCATCATCCACAAATCGAGCTGATGCACCGGTGCGCCAGAGGCTTGCTCCAACAGCATAGGGTCGAGAAAATCCGGCCCAGTCTTGAATACCCGCACCCTTTTGCCCTGTTGTGTCCAGTAACGCGCTAGTGCGGCGGTGACCGTGGTTTTACCACTGTGGCTGGATGGCGCACTGATGAGCAGTGCCGGGCAAGTTCTAGTTTGCATGTTGTTGTTCCCACGAAGCCAGAAGGGCAAAGAGTTGTTCCATATTCAGATGCTCAGCCAGACAA comes from the uncultured Tolumonas sp. genome and includes:
- a CDS encoding ABC transporter substrate-binding protein, with product MLEYVFRVCFQDSFQGKALAEFAQTDLQATKAVILVDNSTDYAIGLSDAFKETFEGEIVAEENFTAGDTDFKAILTNIAQMDYDVIFLPGYYEEGGLIIKQAREMGIMQPILGPDGFANSTLVELAGADNVDNVFYASHFTPNSEDPKVQEFLAAFEAEYGKPADSFAALAYDAAQLVFDAITTADSTDPQAITDALAATEDFEGVTGTFSFDENHNPIKSAFVIELQDGVEVGNSVVEPAK
- a CDS encoding AAA family ATPase, with product MQTRTCPALLISAPSSHSGKTTVTAALARYWTQQGKRVRVFKTGPDFLDPMLLEQASGAPVHQLDLWMMGEANCRRRLAEAAQDADLILIEGVMGLYDGHTSSADIARLFNIPLLLVVWRFRVGIRIPRMFPRFFPR